The following coding sequences are from one SAR86 cluster bacterium window:
- the leuD gene encoding 3-isopropylmalate dehydratase small subunit, which yields MKNSNLYSGEYVCLDKANVDTDQIIPKQFLKSISKSGLGPYLFDSWRFNDEGYLGKKVSERVKNSEFVLNLDQYQGSNVLIARENFGCGSSREHAVWALKDFGINVVIAPSFGDIFFNNCFKNGLLAIKLNTKVVNQIFDQQINNSQKQIEIDLINQNIQIPNLESIKFEIDDFRKTCLLEGLDDIGFSLKYENRITDYENKLKTSRPWILNDK from the coding sequence ATGAAAAATTCTAACCTTTATTCTGGAGAATACGTTTGTTTAGATAAAGCAAATGTAGATACAGATCAAATTATTCCAAAGCAATTTTTAAAATCCATTTCTAAAAGCGGATTAGGACCATACCTATTTGATTCTTGGAGATTTAATGACGAAGGTTATCTCGGAAAGAAAGTATCTGAGAGAGTAAAAAATTCAGAATTCGTTTTAAATCTTGATCAGTATCAAGGTTCTAATGTTTTGATTGCTAGGGAAAATTTTGGTTGTGGATCAAGCAGAGAACATGCTGTTTGGGCACTTAAAGACTTCGGGATTAACGTGGTAATTGCACCTTCTTTCGGTGACATATTCTTCAATAACTGTTTTAAAAACGGGTTACTTGCAATTAAGTTAAACACAAAAGTAGTCAATCAAATTTTTGATCAACAAATTAATAATTCTCAAAAACAAATTGAAATTGATTTGATTAATCAAAACATACAAATTCCAAATTTAGAATCCATAAAATTTGAAATTGATGATTTTCGCAAAACCTGTCTTCTTGAAGGGCTTGATGACATTGGTTTTAGTCTTAAATATGAGAATCGAATCACTGATTATGAAAATAAACTTAAAACTAGCAGACCTTGGATTTTAAATGACAAGTAA
- the leuC gene encoding 3-isopropylmalate dehydratase large subunit has translation MSPKTLYDKIWDDHFVTNRDDGSSLIYIDRHLVHEVTSPQAFDGLRENNLNPRQISTILATPDHNVPTTDRSKDVNGIKDPISKLQVVTLNDNCDEFGINQFKLNDERQGIVHVIGPEQGITLPGMTIVCGDSHTSTHGAFGSLAMGIGTSEVEHVLATQCLVSQKQKNMMIEIEGNLQKGVTAKDVTMFIIGKIGTAGGTGHVIEYCGEAIRNLSMEGRMTLCNMAIEAGARAGMVAPDEKTFNYVENRPFAPKGEEFKKAVDYWKDLATDSDALFDSKYLFSAEEILPQVTWGTSPEMVTHVEDAIPQVGKDNKNLLDALSYMGLEPGTKIKDIELDQIFIGSCTNSRIEDLRAASEILNGNKISKKIRRAIVVPGSGLVKKQAESEGLDEIFKSAGFEWRDAGCSMCLGMNPDQLKEFERCASTSNRNFEGRQGFKGRTHLVSPIMAAAASLEGKFIDVRDI, from the coding sequence ATGTCTCCAAAAACTTTATACGATAAAATTTGGGATGACCACTTTGTCACGAATAGAGATGACGGAAGTTCGTTAATTTATATTGATCGTCACTTAGTTCATGAAGTTACGTCTCCTCAAGCTTTTGATGGATTACGAGAAAATAATTTAAATCCCAGGCAAATAAGTACTATTTTAGCCACTCCAGATCACAATGTGCCAACCACTGATAGATCAAAAGATGTTAACGGAATTAAAGATCCGATTAGTAAACTTCAAGTTGTCACCTTAAATGACAATTGCGACGAATTTGGTATTAATCAATTCAAATTGAATGATGAGCGTCAAGGCATAGTTCATGTAATTGGACCTGAACAGGGTATAACTCTTCCCGGAATGACAATAGTCTGTGGTGATTCTCATACATCTACTCACGGAGCATTTGGTTCACTGGCAATGGGAATTGGAACTAGTGAGGTTGAGCATGTTCTTGCAACTCAATGTTTAGTGTCTCAAAAACAGAAAAACATGATGATTGAAATAGAAGGTAATCTTCAAAAAGGTGTTACGGCAAAAGATGTGACAATGTTTATCATTGGCAAGATCGGGACCGCTGGAGGAACAGGACATGTGATTGAGTACTGTGGCGAAGCCATTAGGAATCTTTCAATGGAAGGAAGGATGACACTTTGCAATATGGCGATTGAAGCAGGCGCGAGAGCCGGAATGGTTGCCCCCGACGAAAAAACATTTAATTATGTAGAAAATCGCCCATTTGCTCCAAAAGGAGAGGAATTTAAGAAGGCTGTAGATTATTGGAAGGACTTGGCTACGGATTCAGACGCGTTGTTTGATTCAAAATATTTATTCAGTGCTGAAGAAATTTTACCTCAAGTTACCTGGGGAACTTCTCCTGAAATGGTTACCCATGTTGAAGACGCTATTCCTCAAGTGGGAAAAGATAATAAAAATTTATTAGATGCATTGAGCTACATGGGCTTGGAGCCTGGAACCAAAATTAAAGATATCGAACTAGATCAAATCTTCATTGGTTCGTGCACTAATTCTAGAATAGAAGATTTAAGGGCAGCATCTGAGATATTAAATGGGAATAAAATTTCAAAAAAAATTAGACGGGCTATTGTCGTGCCGGGATCAGGTTTGGTTAAAAAACAAGCTGAATCAGAAGGCTTAGATGAGATTTTTAAATCTGCTGGATTTGAGTGGAGAGACGCTGGATGTTCAATGTGCTTGGGGATGAATCCTGATCAATTAAAAGAATTTGAAAGGTGTGCATCCACCTCTAATAGAAATTTTGAGGGCAGACAGGGCTTTAAAGGTAGGACACATTTAGTTAGCCCAATAATGGCTGCGGCTGCTTCCCTGGAAGGAAAGTTCATAGACGTCAGAGATATTTAA
- the aroC gene encoding chorismate synthase, translating into MSGNSIGKSFVVTTFGESHGVAMGCVIDGCPPGIKIDEEVIQKDLDRRKPGSNEYTTKRQEDDKVEILSGVFEGMTTGTPIGLLIKNKDQKSSDYDQLKDVYRPSHADYGYIQKYGIRDHRGGGRSSARETAMRVAAGAIAKKFLLDKLNVQVFGFINQIGEYKIKKFDREFIDQNPFFCPDESLVPELEKYIDQLRDEGDSIGASISVEASNMPLGLGEPVFDKLDADLAHALMSINAVKAVEIGNGTEVVGLKGSINRDEISPEGFESNNSGGISGGISTGQNLSAKVALKPTSSILVKGNSVNKDGESTEVISRGRHDPCVGIRAVPIVEAMTSIVLIDHYLRNRAQNHDKPKEFKKIPSSKK; encoded by the coding sequence ATGTCAGGAAATAGTATTGGTAAAAGCTTCGTGGTGACGACCTTTGGTGAAAGTCATGGCGTGGCTATGGGCTGCGTAATAGACGGATGTCCGCCTGGAATCAAAATTGATGAAGAGGTCATTCAAAAAGATCTTGATAGGAGAAAACCTGGCTCTAATGAATATACAACTAAAAGACAGGAAGACGATAAAGTTGAAATTTTGTCAGGAGTTTTTGAGGGCATGACTACTGGAACTCCAATAGGTTTATTGATAAAAAATAAAGATCAAAAAAGTTCTGATTATGATCAACTCAAAGACGTTTATCGTCCTTCTCACGCAGATTATGGATACATTCAAAAATATGGAATCAGAGATCACCGAGGAGGCGGAAGATCATCCGCTAGAGAAACAGCAATGAGAGTTGCCGCTGGTGCAATAGCTAAAAAGTTTTTATTAGATAAATTAAACGTACAAGTTTTTGGATTTATTAATCAGATAGGCGAGTACAAAATAAAAAAATTTGATCGAGAATTTATTGATCAAAATCCTTTTTTTTGTCCAGATGAATCATTGGTTCCAGAATTAGAAAAATATATTGATCAATTAAGAGATGAGGGCGACTCGATCGGAGCCTCTATTTCTGTGGAAGCTTCGAATATGCCACTAGGACTTGGGGAACCAGTCTTTGATAAATTAGATGCAGATTTAGCACATGCTCTTATGAGTATCAATGCAGTTAAGGCTGTCGAAATAGGTAATGGCACTGAAGTAGTTGGGTTGAAGGGCTCAATTAACAGGGATGAAATTTCTCCCGAGGGTTTTGAGTCTAATAATTCGGGTGGGATTTCTGGTGGAATTTCAACCGGTCAAAATTTATCTGCAAAGGTAGCGCTTAAACCGACTTCAAGCATTTTAGTCAAAGGTAATTCAGTGAATAAGGATGGTGAGTCAACAGAAGTGATTTCTAGAGGAAGACATGATCCATGCGTGGGAATAAGAGCAGTTCCGATTGTTGAAGCAATGACATCAATTGTTCTCATAGACCATTATTTAAGAAATAGGGCACAAAATCACGATAAGCCAAAAGAATTCAAAAAAATTCCATCTAGTAAAAAATAG
- a CDS encoding HAD-IA family hydrolase, which translates to MNLDQYSSIFWDFGGVITSSPFEAFNKYEKAKNLPENFLRKVNSTNPHVNAWALLEQSKISLTEFDDLFFKESSDLGYPVKGSEVLSLLEGNLRPKMIEAIKKLKNLGFIQACLTNNFIPTNELQPDMTDQEEKNNILNLFDYVFESKELGLRKPDQEFYDYVMAEVKISPEKIIFLDDLGINLKPAKLMGITTIKVISESQAREELESILGITL; encoded by the coding sequence ATGAATTTAGACCAATATAGTTCAATTTTTTGGGATTTTGGAGGAGTTATAACTTCTAGTCCTTTTGAAGCCTTCAACAAATACGAAAAAGCAAAAAATCTTCCTGAAAACTTCTTAAGAAAAGTAAATTCAACTAATCCTCATGTTAATGCTTGGGCTCTTTTGGAACAATCAAAAATTTCACTTACTGAGTTTGATGACCTTTTTTTTAAAGAAAGTTCTGATCTCGGTTATCCTGTAAAAGGATCCGAAGTGCTTAGCCTATTGGAAGGAAATTTACGACCTAAGATGATTGAAGCTATAAAAAAGTTGAAGAATTTAGGTTTTATTCAAGCCTGTTTAACAAATAATTTTATTCCCACAAATGAACTTCAACCAGACATGACTGATCAAGAGGAAAAAAATAATATTTTAAATCTTTTTGATTATGTATTTGAATCAAAAGAGCTTGGCTTAAGAAAACCAGATCAAGAATTTTATGATTACGTCATGGCAGAAGTAAAAATTTCTCCAGAAAAAATAATTTTTCTAGACGATTTAGGAATAAATTTAAAGCCAGCTAAATTGATGGGAATTACTACGATAAAAGTTATATCAGAAAGTCAGGCAAGAGAAGAACTCGAAAGTATTTTAGGAATTACTCTTTAA